The following proteins are co-located in the Mesorhizobium australicum WSM2073 genome:
- a CDS encoding DNA polymerase III subunit chi has product MADVLFYHLTESTLEDALPGLLERSIDRGWRAVVQTGTEERRDALDQHLWTFRDDSFLAHATDREAYPGEQPILLTTGEGNPNQAKIRFLVDGAAPPDLGGYERAVFLFDGHDAAQVEMARAHWKTMKDAGHAVTYWQQAADRRWERKA; this is encoded by the coding sequence ATGGCCGATGTGCTGTTCTACCATCTGACCGAATCGACGCTGGAGGATGCGCTGCCGGGCCTGCTCGAGCGCAGCATCGATCGCGGCTGGCGCGCCGTGGTGCAGACCGGCACCGAGGAGCGGCGCGACGCGCTCGACCAGCATCTGTGGACTTTCCGCGACGATTCTTTCCTGGCGCACGCGACCGATCGCGAAGCTTATCCCGGTGAACAGCCAATCCTGTTGACCACCGGCGAGGGCAATCCCAACCAAGCCAAGATCAGGTTCCTCGTAGACGGCGCGGCTCCGCCCGACCTCGGCGGCTATGAGCGTGCGGTGTTCCTGTTCGACGGCCATGACGCGGCCCAGGTCGAGATGGCCCGGGCGCATTGGAAGACGATGAAGGACGCCGGCCACGCCGTGACCTACTGGCAGCAAGCCGCGGACCGCCGCTGGGAGCGCAAGGCGTAG
- a CDS encoding leucyl aminopeptidase, producing the protein MNPRPSIAFAKFAAPQAAASRKGTVFVLSADSGGLSDAARAYDPGKTLDRAFPIAEFTGKLAGIVEILAPETTSLDRLVAIGAGKVAGLDEYAWLKLGGTIAASLRKATDVAVVLDLAGASPDGKDAANLAAGILLRSYSFDKYKTRKDKDDGQGGGQGGGQGNGKPDPKKPVKVTIHTADPAGAKKAFADAEAVIDGVLLARDLVNEPANVLGPVEFAARAKELEALGVNVEILTEKEMKKLGMGSLLGVAQGSPRGARMAVMQWNGGKPKDRPVAFVGKGVTFDTGGNSIKPASGMEDMKGDMGGAAAVTGLMHALAARKAKANVVGIIGLVENAVDGHAQRPGDIVTSMSGQTIEVLNTDAEGRLVLADALWYCNDRFQPKFMVNLATLTGAIMVALGLHYAGLFSNDDELAQRLTAAGQSTQERLWRMPLGAEYDKLIDSKNADMKNIGGRYGGAIIAAQFLQRFVKDTPWAHLDIAGTAMGSPLNEINQSWGSGFGVRLLDRLVRDHYES; encoded by the coding sequence ATGAACCCGAGACCGTCGATCGCCTTTGCGAAATTCGCCGCGCCCCAGGCGGCGGCGAGCAGGAAGGGCACGGTCTTCGTGCTGTCGGCGGATAGTGGCGGCCTGAGCGATGCGGCCAGGGCTTACGATCCGGGCAAGACGCTGGATCGGGCTTTCCCGATCGCCGAGTTTACCGGCAAGCTCGCCGGCATCGTCGAAATCCTGGCGCCGGAAACGACGTCGCTCGACAGGTTGGTCGCGATCGGCGCCGGCAAGGTCGCGGGGCTCGACGAATATGCCTGGCTGAAGCTCGGCGGCACCATTGCGGCATCGCTGCGCAAGGCAACCGACGTGGCCGTGGTGCTCGACCTGGCCGGCGCTTCGCCCGATGGCAAGGATGCCGCGAACCTCGCGGCGGGCATTCTTTTGCGCAGCTATTCCTTCGACAAGTACAAGACCAGGAAGGATAAGGACGACGGCCAAGGAGGCGGCCAGGGGGGTGGCCAAGGGAACGGTAAGCCCGATCCGAAAAAGCCGGTCAAGGTGACCATCCATACCGCCGACCCCGCAGGCGCCAAGAAAGCTTTCGCCGATGCCGAGGCGGTGATCGACGGTGTGCTTCTGGCGCGCGATCTCGTCAACGAACCGGCAAACGTGCTGGGACCTGTCGAGTTCGCCGCCCGCGCCAAGGAACTCGAGGCACTCGGCGTCAACGTCGAGATCCTGACCGAGAAGGAGATGAAGAAGCTCGGCATGGGTTCGCTGCTCGGCGTCGCGCAAGGCTCGCCCCGGGGCGCCCGCATGGCGGTCATGCAGTGGAACGGCGGCAAGCCGAAGGACAGGCCCGTCGCCTTCGTCGGCAAGGGTGTCACATTCGACACCGGCGGCAATTCGATCAAGCCGGCCTCGGGCATGGAGGACATGAAGGGCGACATGGGCGGGGCCGCCGCCGTGACCGGGTTGATGCATGCGCTTGCCGCGCGCAAAGCCAAGGCCAATGTCGTCGGCATCATCGGTCTTGTCGAAAACGCGGTCGACGGTCATGCCCAGCGCCCCGGCGACATCGTCACCTCCATGTCCGGACAGACCATCGAGGTGCTCAACACCGACGCGGAGGGGCGCCTCGTTCTGGCCGACGCGCTGTGGTACTGCAACGACCGCTTCCAGCCGAAATTCATGGTCAACCTGGCAACGCTGACCGGCGCCATCATGGTTGCGCTCGGCCTGCATTATGCCGGCCTGTTCTCCAACGACGACGAACTGGCGCAAAGGCTGACCGCGGCCGGACAGTCAACGCAGGAACGGCTGTGGCGCATGCCGCTCGGCGCCGAATACGACAAGCTGATCGATTCCAAGAACGCCGACATGAAGAACATCGGCGGCCGCTACGGCGGCGCGATCATTGCCGCGCAGTTCCTGCAGCGCTTCGTCAAGGACACGCCCTGGGCGCATCTCGATATTGCCGGGACCGCGATGGGCTCGCCGTTGAACGAGATCAACCAGTCCTGGGGTTCGGGTTTCGGCGTTCGGCTGCTGGACCGGCTGGTGCGTGATCACTACGAGAGCTGA
- the lptF gene encoding LPS export ABC transporter permease LptF, translating to MKVIERYIMRRTFVVFIAALVWTLAIVWTTQVLAKINLVTDSGQSALTFFEVASLILPSIVPIVVPFALVVAVAQTLSVMNSDSELAVVNASGASRWTIVRPIMLLALAASVFSFAVDNGIDPYARQKNRALVAESRADLLSLIIQEGTFRKIEEGLFLQIGERLPDNRLGGIFVADSREEGVNLVYYAKTGSIIERGGEKVLMMNDGVIHRKTLTGDLSVIRFTSYAFDMSAFMSAANQVTLLPKDQTTQYLLNPSPNDKNYQQSPQEYRAEIDQRFSEWTYSMVFALIALAVAGDARSHREARVNPLITAIAISLFVRWLGFFAASKADEVPQYSYVVYGIPIAASAVAIWFIVSNRTMELPVAWADWMTNLASRIGDGWNALKSRLSRRDTSGQGVG from the coding sequence ATGAAGGTCATTGAACGCTACATCATGCGGCGCACTTTCGTTGTCTTCATCGCAGCGCTGGTCTGGACGCTGGCCATCGTGTGGACGACGCAGGTGCTGGCCAAGATCAATCTGGTCACGGACAGCGGCCAGTCGGCCTTGACCTTCTTCGAGGTCGCGTCTCTCATTCTCCCTTCTATCGTTCCGATCGTCGTGCCTTTCGCGCTCGTGGTGGCGGTCGCGCAGACACTCAGCGTGATGAATTCGGATTCGGAACTCGCGGTGGTCAATGCATCGGGTGCCTCGCGCTGGACCATCGTGCGGCCGATCATGCTGCTGGCGCTGGCCGCCAGCGTCTTTTCATTCGCCGTGGACAACGGCATCGACCCCTATGCACGACAGAAGAACCGCGCCCTGGTGGCGGAGTCGCGCGCCGACCTTTTGTCGCTGATCATTCAGGAAGGCACCTTCCGCAAGATCGAGGAAGGACTGTTCCTGCAGATTGGCGAGCGGCTTCCCGACAACCGGCTGGGTGGCATCTTCGTCGCCGATTCCCGTGAGGAAGGCGTCAATCTCGTCTATTATGCCAAGACCGGCAGCATCATCGAGCGGGGCGGCGAAAAGGTGCTGATGATGAACGACGGCGTCATCCATCGCAAGACGCTGACAGGCGACCTCAGTGTCATCCGGTTCACGTCCTATGCCTTCGACATGTCGGCCTTCATGTCGGCGGCCAACCAGGTGACGCTCCTGCCAAAAGACCAGACCACCCAGTACCTGCTCAATCCAAGCCCCAACGACAAGAACTACCAGCAAAGTCCGCAGGAGTACCGGGCGGAGATCGACCAGCGGTTTTCGGAATGGACATACTCCATGGTTTTCGCACTGATCGCGCTCGCGGTCGCGGGAGACGCGCGTTCGCATCGCGAGGCGCGCGTCAATCCGCTGATCACCGCCATCGCGATATCGCTGTTCGTACGCTGGCTGGGATTCTTCGCCGCAAGCAAGGCCGACGAGGTCCCGCAATATTCCTATGTGGTCTATGGCATACCGATCGCGGCTTCCGCGGTGGCGATCTGGTTCATTGTGTCGAACCGGACCATGGAACTGCCGGTTGCCTGGGCGGACTGGATGACAAACCTGGCCAGCCGCATCGGTGACGGGTGGAATGCCCTCAAGTCTCGTTTGTCCAGGCGCGACACCTCGGGCCAGGGAGTCGGCTGA
- the lptG gene encoding LPS export ABC transporter permease LptG, producing the protein MMGWTLGRYFFFRYVAITIWFFIGLLALVFLIDFTELSGRTTGLPGFTYGTAMAISGLRMPMIMLQTVPFVGLFSAMATLVSLNRRYELVIARSAGVSAWQFLLPCCIGALLFGVVSVGIINPLAAHAFSLSEQIETELRSGKSNTVSADAAPWIRQKTSSGDTIIGARAILDQGLEMADAVFFILDQQGNIVERKDAARAYLRDGYWELQDVKTFRNGTIQPVASDRVPTNLKPEFVQERLARPETIPFYDLPGKIEVARSFGLKANAFAMQFDSLVALPFLLVAMTLIAATVSMRFARMGQSATMILGGVVAGFLLYVVSVLVKAFGVAGFVPTAIAAWVPVVVAMFFGVTFLLYKEDG; encoded by the coding sequence CTGATGGGCTGGACGCTGGGCCGTTACTTCTTCTTCCGTTACGTGGCGATCACGATCTGGTTCTTCATCGGCCTTCTGGCGCTGGTGTTCCTGATCGATTTCACGGAATTGTCGGGCCGCACCACTGGCCTGCCGGGCTTCACCTATGGGACGGCGATGGCCATTTCAGGCCTTCGAATGCCCATGATCATGCTGCAGACGGTGCCGTTTGTCGGCTTGTTCTCGGCGATGGCGACGCTGGTTTCGCTCAACCGGCGTTACGAACTCGTTATCGCGCGGTCCGCGGGCGTCTCCGCCTGGCAGTTCCTTTTGCCGTGCTGCATCGGCGCATTGCTGTTCGGCGTCGTGTCGGTCGGGATCATCAACCCGCTTGCCGCCCACGCTTTCTCCTTGTCCGAACAGATCGAGACCGAGCTGCGCTCCGGCAAGTCCAATACCGTTTCAGCCGATGCCGCGCCCTGGATTCGCCAGAAAACCAGTTCCGGCGACACGATCATCGGCGCGCGGGCCATCCTCGACCAGGGCCTCGAGATGGCCGACGCCGTGTTTTTCATCCTCGACCAGCAAGGCAACATCGTCGAGCGCAAGGACGCCGCACGGGCCTACCTGCGCGACGGCTATTGGGAATTGCAGGATGTAAAGACGTTCAGGAACGGCACCATCCAGCCCGTCGCGAGCGATCGTGTGCCGACCAATCTGAAGCCGGAATTCGTGCAGGAGCGGCTGGCGCGCCCGGAGACAATTCCCTTCTATGACCTGCCCGGAAAAATCGAGGTTGCCCGTTCCTTCGGCCTCAAGGCAAATGCCTTTGCCATGCAGTTTGATTCGCTGGTGGCGTTGCCGTTCCTGCTCGTCGCCATGACGCTGATTGCGGCAACAGTTTCAATGCGATTTGCGAGGATGGGACAATCGGCAACGATGATTCTGGGTGGCGTCGTTGCCGGGTTTCTGCTTTATGTCGTTTCGGTGCTGGTGAAGGCGTTCGGCGTGGCGGGGTTCGTGCCGACTGCCATAGCCGCCTGGGTGCCGGTCGTGGTAGCTATGTTCTTCGGGGTGACTTTCCTGCTATACAAGGAAGACGGCTAG